A region from the Nocardioides coralli genome encodes:
- a CDS encoding GNAT family N-acetyltransferase translates to MEIRTERLLLRPWRVADATDALRVYGDGDVARWLAPAMQRVTDLAQMEELLAGWAADAGELDPPAGRWAVERQSDGRVVGGMALMVIPPWEQDLEFAWQLAADARGQGYAVEAARALAHWAFRVPGTVEVFAVVHATNDRGAAMARRLGMEWVGETDKYYERTLQVYRLRQADLVE, encoded by the coding sequence GTGGAGATCAGGACCGAACGCCTCCTCCTGCGCCCGTGGCGGGTCGCGGACGCCACGGACGCGCTGCGCGTCTACGGGGACGGCGACGTGGCGCGCTGGTTGGCGCCCGCGATGCAGCGGGTCACCGACCTCGCGCAGATGGAGGAGCTGCTCGCCGGCTGGGCTGCCGACGCCGGCGAGCTGGACCCGCCGGCGGGGCGCTGGGCGGTCGAGCGGCAGTCCGACGGCCGCGTCGTCGGGGGGATGGCGCTGATGGTCATCCCGCCGTGGGAGCAGGACCTCGAGTTCGCGTGGCAGCTCGCCGCCGACGCGCGCGGTCAGGGGTACGCCGTGGAAGCGGCCCGCGCCCTGGCGCACTGGGCGTTCAGGGTGCCCGGCACCGTCGAGGTCTTCGCCGTCGTCCACGCCACCAACGACCGGGGGGCCGCGATGGCGCGGCGGCTCGGGATGGAGTGGGTCGGCGAGACCGACAAGTACTACGAGCGCACGCTGCAGGTCTACCGACTCCGCCAGGCCGACCTGGTCGAGTGA
- the lhgO gene encoding L-2-hydroxyglutarate oxidase: MSTRRIGVIGGGIVGLAVARELGRRDPDAEVVVLEKEGRVGAHQTGHNSGVVHAGIYYRPGSLKAALCTRGRALLRDYCAERGLPYDECGKLVVAVDPGELGRLDALERTARENGVPGLRRVAGAGIAEVEPHAVGLAALHSPATATTDFVAVARAYADDVVAAGGQVRLSTRVTGIRRTATGVSVATPAGSHRFDRLVVCAGLQSDRVSRLADGRDGPRIVPFRGEYLTVTAAKRDQVSGMVYPVPDPRYPFLGVHFTRRVSGELEVGPNAVLALRREGYQRRDVSAVDVRDLVAWPGFWRMARTHWRTGLTELRGSLSVAAYMRTASRYVPAIGPSDVVRAGAGVRAQAVDRDGSLVDDFRIGHEDGITTVRNAPSPAATSSLAIAEHVVERMESHA, encoded by the coding sequence GTGAGCACACGACGGATCGGGGTGATCGGCGGCGGCATCGTCGGTCTCGCCGTCGCCCGCGAGCTCGGCCGTCGTGACCCCGACGCCGAGGTGGTGGTGCTCGAGAAGGAGGGCCGTGTCGGCGCCCACCAGACCGGGCACAACTCCGGCGTGGTCCACGCGGGCATCTACTACCGGCCGGGGAGCCTGAAGGCGGCGCTGTGCACCCGCGGCCGGGCCCTGCTGCGGGACTACTGTGCCGAGCGCGGCCTCCCCTACGACGAGTGCGGCAAGCTCGTGGTGGCCGTCGACCCGGGCGAGCTCGGGCGCCTCGACGCGCTGGAGCGGACGGCGCGCGAGAACGGCGTGCCCGGGCTGCGCCGCGTGGCTGGCGCCGGCATCGCGGAGGTCGAGCCCCATGCCGTGGGACTGGCCGCCCTGCACTCGCCAGCCACGGCGACCACCGACTTCGTCGCGGTCGCCCGGGCCTACGCCGACGACGTGGTCGCCGCCGGGGGGCAGGTGCGGCTCTCGACGCGGGTCACCGGGATCCGGCGTACGGCGACAGGGGTCTCGGTGGCCACCCCGGCCGGCTCGCACCGCTTCGACCGGCTCGTGGTCTGCGCGGGGCTGCAGTCCGACCGCGTCTCCCGGCTGGCCGACGGCCGGGACGGGCCGCGGATCGTGCCGTTCCGCGGCGAGTACCTCACCGTCACCGCCGCCAAGCGGGACCAGGTGAGCGGCATGGTCTACCCGGTGCCCGACCCGCGCTACCCCTTCCTCGGCGTGCACTTCACCCGCCGGGTATCCGGCGAGCTCGAGGTGGGGCCGAACGCCGTGCTGGCACTGCGGAGGGAGGGCTACCAGCGACGCGACGTCAGCGCGGTCGACGTCCGCGACCTGGTGGCCTGGCCGGGGTTCTGGCGGATGGCGCGCACCCACTGGCGGACCGGGCTCACCGAGCTGCGGGGGAGCCTGTCGGTTGCGGCCTACATGCGGACCGCGAGCCGCTACGTCCCCGCGATCGGGCCGTCCGACGTGGTCCGCGCGGGTGCCGGGGTCCGGGCGCAGGCGGTGGACCGCGACGGCTCGCTGGTCGACGACTTCCGGATCGGCCACGAGGACGGCATCACCACGGTGCGGAACGCTCCGTCGCCGGCGGCCACCTCGAGCCTCGCGATCGCCGAGCACGTGGTCGAGCGGATGGAGAGCCATGCTTGA
- a CDS encoding YdeI/OmpD-associated family protein, whose amino-acid sequence MIGFDGLVEPLEWGRSTYTVLRVPPELVSAARDRGTRRVAGTIEGGRVNLALTTAPVIDDHFVWFGRTLQRRLGVAVGEPVRAELGPVDPDVVELPDDVASALAEAGCRPAWDDLPAGRRRSLLYRVESAGTERTRRSRIAELVVEVG is encoded by the coding sequence GTGATCGGCTTCGACGGCCTGGTCGAGCCCCTCGAGTGGGGGCGCAGCACCTACACCGTGCTGCGGGTGCCACCCGAGCTCGTGTCCGCGGCCCGGGACCGCGGGACCCGCCGCGTCGCGGGGACGATCGAGGGCGGTCGGGTCAACCTCGCGCTGACCACCGCACCGGTGATCGACGACCACTTCGTCTGGTTCGGACGGACGTTGCAGCGACGGCTGGGTGTCGCGGTCGGCGAGCCCGTGCGGGCCGAGCTGGGACCGGTCGACCCCGACGTCGTCGAGCTGCCGGACGACGTCGCCTCCGCGCTGGCGGAGGCGGGGTGCCGACCTGCCTGGGACGACCTGCCGGCCGGTCGGCGGCGGTCGCTGCTCTACCGGGTCGAGAGCGCAGGGACGGAGCGGACGCGCCGCTCGCGCATCGCGGAGCTGGTCGTCGAGGTGGGGTGA
- the egtB gene encoding ergothioneine biosynthesis protein EgtB, with protein sequence MSTATRPEQHLDEAGHAPSVPVTTAWDADGLVRRFDEVRSHTESLAAPLSPEDQTVQSMPDVSPTKWHRAHVTWFFETFVLAEHEQGFAPFQDQYWFLFNSYYEAVGPRYSRPDRGLISRPGAHDVGVYRSNVDDRVRDLVTTLDGGALDQLTPTIELGFHHEQQHQELLLMDIKHVLSRNPLQPVYAGSPLDRSEPDELGWVDVDGGLVEIGHRGGGFGFDNELPRHQQWLEPYRLADRLVTNGEWLDFMADGGYDRAELWLSDGWNLARAEEWAAPFYWSSHDGVWLEHTLHGTWPVDPGLPVSHISFYEADAFATWAGKRLPTEAEWEHAVVADGQEQSVAGNLADRETFHPRPAGPAPTGARLRQVYGDCWEWTQSAYHPYPGFTPPTGAIGEYNGKFMSNQQVLRGGCALTPPGHARATYRNFFPHRSRWALTGLRLADGGAPAGSVT encoded by the coding sequence ATGAGCACTGCCACCCGGCCGGAGCAGCACCTCGACGAGGCTGGCCACGCGCCGTCCGTCCCGGTCACCACCGCGTGGGACGCGGACGGGCTGGTGCGCCGCTTCGACGAGGTGCGCAGCCACACCGAGAGCCTGGCCGCCCCGCTGTCACCCGAGGACCAGACGGTGCAGTCGATGCCCGACGTCTCGCCGACCAAGTGGCACCGCGCTCACGTCACCTGGTTCTTCGAGACCTTCGTGCTGGCCGAGCACGAGCAGGGCTTCGCGCCGTTCCAGGACCAGTACTGGTTCCTCTTCAACAGCTACTACGAGGCCGTCGGCCCGCGCTACAGCCGACCCGACCGCGGCCTGATCTCCCGACCGGGCGCCCACGACGTCGGCGTCTACCGCAGCAACGTCGACGACCGGGTGCGTGACCTCGTGACCACGCTCGACGGCGGCGCCCTCGACCAGCTGACCCCGACCATCGAGCTGGGGTTCCACCATGAGCAGCAGCACCAGGAGCTGCTGCTCATGGACATCAAGCACGTGCTGTCCCGCAACCCCCTCCAGCCCGTGTACGCCGGCTCGCCGCTGGACCGCAGCGAGCCCGACGAGCTCGGGTGGGTCGACGTCGACGGCGGACTGGTCGAGATCGGCCACCGTGGCGGCGGCTTCGGCTTCGACAACGAGCTCCCCCGCCACCAGCAGTGGCTGGAGCCCTACCGGCTCGCCGACCGCCTGGTCACCAACGGCGAGTGGCTCGACTTCATGGCCGACGGTGGCTACGACCGCGCGGAGCTGTGGCTCTCCGACGGGTGGAACCTCGCCCGCGCGGAGGAGTGGGCAGCACCGTTCTACTGGTCCTCCCACGACGGGGTGTGGCTCGAGCACACCCTCCACGGGACCTGGCCGGTCGACCCCGGCCTGCCGGTCAGTCACATCAGCTTCTACGAGGCCGACGCCTTCGCCACCTGGGCCGGGAAGCGGCTGCCGACGGAGGCGGAGTGGGAGCACGCGGTGGTCGCGGACGGCCAGGAGCAGTCGGTCGCCGGCAACCTCGCCGACCGCGAGACCTTCCACCCGCGTCCGGCCGGTCCGGCGCCCACCGGCGCACGGCTGCGGCAGGTCTACGGCGACTGCTGGGAGTGGACCCAGTCGGCCTACCACCCCTACCCCGGCTTCACGCCGCCGACCGGTGCGATCGGGGAGTACAACGGCAAGTTCATGTCCAACCAGCAGGTGCTCCGCGGCGGCTGCGCGCTGACCCCACCCGGCCACGCCCGCGCCACCTACCGCAACTTCTTCCCCCACCGCTCGCGGTGGGCGCTGACGGGGCTCCGGCTGGCCGACGGCGGCGCTCCGGCAGGATCGGTCACGTGA
- a CDS encoding alpha-hydroxy acid oxidase, giving the protein MKRQLPKRHDLAPLLRFKEPTWSAKERRLARALTVEDLRRIARRRTPKAAFDYTDGAADGEVSLARAREAFADVEFRPAILRDVSEVDTSREVLGERVALPFGIAPTGFTRMMQAEGEIAGATAAAAAGIPFALSTMGTTSIEDVAAAAPEGRHWFQLYMWKDRDRSMALVDRAAAAGFDTLLVTVDVPVAGARLRDVRNGMTIPPTLTPRTVANAIPRPAWWFNFLTTEPLAFASLDSWSGTVAELLDTMFDPTVTYDDLAWIKEQWPGKVVVKGVQTVDDACRCADVGVDALLLSNHGGRQLDRAPVPFHLLPDVVAAVGDRVEVHLDTGIMSGQDIVAAVAHGAHFTLIGRAYLYGLMAGGREGVDRVIDILAGQVERTMKLLGVRTLDELNPEHVVQLRRLEPRA; this is encoded by the coding sequence GTGAAGCGACAGCTGCCGAAGCGCCACGACCTCGCGCCGCTCCTGCGGTTCAAGGAGCCGACCTGGTCGGCGAAGGAGCGGCGCCTCGCCAGGGCGCTGACGGTCGAGGACCTGCGACGGATCGCGCGGCGGCGTACGCCGAAGGCCGCCTTCGACTACACCGACGGGGCGGCCGACGGCGAGGTGTCGCTGGCGCGGGCCCGCGAGGCGTTCGCCGACGTCGAGTTCCGGCCGGCGATCCTGCGCGACGTCTCGGAGGTCGACACCTCCCGCGAGGTGCTGGGGGAGCGGGTGGCGCTGCCGTTCGGGATCGCGCCGACCGGCTTCACCCGGATGATGCAGGCCGAGGGCGAGATCGCCGGTGCCACGGCCGCAGCCGCGGCCGGGATCCCGTTCGCGTTGTCGACCATGGGCACCACATCCATCGAGGACGTGGCTGCCGCGGCGCCCGAGGGCCGCCACTGGTTCCAGCTCTACATGTGGAAGGACCGCGACCGCTCGATGGCGCTGGTCGACCGGGCCGCCGCGGCGGGCTTCGACACCCTGCTGGTGACCGTCGACGTGCCGGTCGCCGGTGCCCGGCTCCGCGACGTCCGCAACGGGATGACGATCCCGCCGACCCTGACGCCGCGCACCGTCGCCAACGCGATCCCCCGACCGGCGTGGTGGTTCAACTTCCTCACCACCGAGCCCCTGGCCTTCGCCTCGCTGGACTCGTGGTCGGGCACCGTCGCGGAGCTGCTGGACACGATGTTCGACCCGACCGTCACCTACGACGACCTGGCCTGGATCAAGGAGCAGTGGCCCGGCAAGGTCGTCGTGAAGGGCGTGCAGACCGTCGACGACGCCTGCCGCTGCGCCGACGTGGGTGTCGACGCGCTGCTGCTCTCCAACCACGGCGGCCGCCAGCTCGACCGGGCGCCGGTGCCGTTCCACCTGCTGCCCGACGTGGTCGCGGCGGTCGGCGACCGGGTCGAGGTCCACCTCGACACCGGCATCATGTCCGGCCAGGACATCGTGGCCGCGGTCGCCCACGGCGCCCACTTCACGCTGATCGGCCGGGCCTACCTCTACGGGCTCATGGCCGGCGGCCGCGAAGGCGTCGACCGGGTCATCGACATCCTGGCCGGTCAGGTCGAGCGGACCATGAAGCTGCTCGGCGTCCGGACCCTCGACGAGCTGAACCCCGAGCACGTGGTGCAGCTGCGCCGGCTGGAGCCGCGGGCCTGA
- the egtD gene encoding L-histidine N(alpha)-methyltransferase, whose product MNAPEPTVNVLLDPDWASGSLVDDVRRGLGSRPLRLPPKWLYDDRGSALFDQITRLPVYYPFRAEHTILERYADDIAAACDATTLVELGSGTSEKTRLLLDALDATGRLRRFVPVDVSEGTLREAAASLTARYPELAVEAVVGDFTLHLRHLPGGDRRLVAFLGGTIGNLYVEERAAFLGALADTLEPGEWVLLGTDLVKSVDRMVAAYDDPDGVTAAFVGNCLTVLNRELDADFDPDCYRYVAFWDPHEERMDLRLRAEVPQRVTVPGADLVVDVAGGEEIQVEISTKFRPGRIAEELAEAGLEVTRTWTDPDGDFALTLARRR is encoded by the coding sequence GTGAACGCACCCGAGCCCACGGTCAACGTCCTCCTCGACCCCGACTGGGCCTCCGGCTCGCTGGTCGACGACGTACGCCGCGGCCTCGGCAGCCGCCCGCTCCGGCTGCCGCCCAAGTGGCTGTACGACGACCGCGGCTCGGCGCTGTTCGACCAGATCACCCGGCTGCCGGTCTACTACCCGTTCCGGGCCGAGCACACGATCCTCGAGCGGTACGCCGACGACATCGCGGCCGCGTGCGACGCCACCACCCTCGTCGAGCTCGGCAGCGGTACCAGCGAGAAGACCCGGCTGCTGCTCGACGCCCTCGACGCCACCGGCCGGCTGCGCCGGTTCGTGCCGGTCGACGTCTCGGAGGGGACGCTGCGCGAGGCGGCCGCGTCGCTCACCGCCCGCTACCCCGAGCTCGCGGTCGAGGCGGTCGTCGGCGACTTCACGCTCCACCTGCGCCATCTGCCCGGTGGTGACCGCCGGCTGGTGGCCTTCCTCGGCGGCACCATCGGCAACCTCTACGTCGAGGAGCGCGCTGCCTTCCTCGGCGCGCTGGCCGACACCCTCGAGCCCGGGGAGTGGGTGCTCCTCGGCACCGACCTGGTCAAGAGCGTCGACCGGATGGTGGCCGCCTACGACGACCCCGACGGGGTGACGGCCGCCTTCGTCGGCAACTGCCTGACCGTGCTCAACCGCGAGCTCGACGCCGACTTCGACCCCGACTGCTACCGCTACGTCGCCTTCTGGGACCCCCACGAAGAGCGCATGGACCTGCGGCTGCGTGCCGAGGTGCCGCAGCGCGTGACCGTCCCCGGTGCCGACCTGGTCGTGGACGTCGCCGGCGGCGAGGAGATCCAGGTCGAGATCTCCACCAAGTTCCGGCCGGGCCGGATCGCCGAAGAGCTCGCCGAGGCCGGCCTGGAGGTGACCCGGACCTGGACCGACCCCGACGGCGACTTCGCCCTGACGCTGGCCCGCCGGCGCTGA
- a CDS encoding MFS transporter, giving the protein MLEAPRPDGPAAVRQLAFISVVQVLALTTWFAASAAAPALRSEWAIGQVGEALLTIGVQLGFVTGALASAVTNLPDRVHPPRLMALGALVAALATAATAVVANGPEVAVVLRVVTGMALALVYPVGMKLVVSWFAVRRGLAVSVMVGALTLGSILPQLVAGSLGPAWRAALLVSAGLALAGATLQRWIRVGPLVTRAEGFHPRVVLDVWRDRAPRLANLGYLGHMWELYAVWAWAPAYLTASVVARGETVSRSVVGVVAFVALGVCGALGCFLAGWLGDRIGRARAATAAMVVSGSCCLLAAVAFGGPLWLLVPLLMVWGASVIADSAMFSACLGTVVDSRYVGTALTLQTALGFLLTVVTIQLVPVVAASASWPVAVALLAPGPLLGAVAMVRLSPLLPARV; this is encoded by the coding sequence ATGCTTGAGGCACCCCGTCCCGACGGGCCCGCCGCCGTCCGGCAGCTGGCCTTCATCTCCGTCGTGCAGGTGCTCGCGCTCACCACGTGGTTCGCGGCGTCGGCGGCGGCCCCGGCACTGCGGTCGGAGTGGGCGATCGGCCAAGTGGGCGAGGCGCTGCTGACGATCGGCGTGCAGCTCGGCTTCGTCACCGGGGCGCTCGCCTCGGCGGTCACGAACCTGCCCGACCGGGTGCACCCCCCGCGGCTGATGGCGCTCGGCGCGCTCGTCGCCGCGCTCGCCACCGCCGCGACGGCCGTCGTGGCGAACGGTCCCGAGGTGGCGGTCGTGCTGCGGGTGGTGACGGGGATGGCGCTGGCGCTGGTCTACCCGGTCGGGATGAAGCTCGTGGTGAGCTGGTTCGCGGTCCGGCGCGGGCTGGCGGTCAGCGTCATGGTGGGGGCGCTGACGCTCGGCAGCATCCTGCCGCAGCTGGTCGCCGGGTCCCTGGGCCCGGCCTGGCGCGCGGCCCTGCTGGTCTCGGCGGGCCTGGCGCTGGCCGGCGCGACGCTGCAGCGCTGGATCCGGGTCGGCCCCCTGGTGACGCGGGCCGAGGGGTTCCACCCGCGGGTCGTGCTCGACGTGTGGCGGGACCGGGCGCCGCGGCTGGCCAACCTCGGCTACCTCGGTCACATGTGGGAGCTCTACGCCGTGTGGGCCTGGGCACCGGCGTACCTCACCGCGAGCGTGGTGGCCCGGGGCGAGACGGTGTCGCGCTCGGTGGTCGGCGTGGTGGCGTTCGTCGCGCTGGGCGTCTGCGGCGCGCTGGGGTGCTTCCTCGCCGGCTGGCTGGGTGACCGGATTGGCCGGGCGCGCGCGGCGACGGCGGCCATGGTGGTGAGCGGGTCGTGCTGCCTGCTCGCGGCGGTGGCGTTCGGCGGACCGCTGTGGCTGCTGGTGCCGCTGCTGATGGTGTGGGGGGCTTCGGTGATCGCCGACTCCGCGATGTTCTCGGCGTGCCTGGGCACCGTCGTGGACAGCCGGTACGTCGGCACGGCCCTCACCCTGCAGACCGCGCTCGGCTTCCTGCTCACCGTGGTCACGATCCAGCTGGTCCCGGTGGTGGCCGCGTCGGCCTCGTGGCCGGTGGCGGTGGCGCTGCTCGCGCCGGGTCCCCTGCTCGGGGCGGTCGCCATGGTGCGGCTCAGCCCGCTGCTGCCGGCACGGGTCTGA
- a CDS encoding sulfite exporter TauE/SafE family protein, with amino-acid sequence MRKLIVLGVVGLLAQLVDGSLGMAYGVTSSTLLLATGIAPAAASAAVHFSEIGTSMVSGFSHHKLGNVDWKTVSILAVPGFVGAFAGATFLASIPGDVAKPWVAGLLLGLGAYVIYRFLVLGGRRPTFKARPGVRFLVPMGLVGGTLDSIGGGGWGPVGTTTLLSSGRLEPRKVVGSIDTSEFVVAVGGSLGFLFALSTAGIPWDIALALLAGGVIAAPIAAWLAKHLPARVLGVAAGGLIILTNTRTIAEALGAGGTTVAVTAAVVAVLWISGIAWAVAQERRSREIQRLEEAYAAA; translated from the coding sequence ATGCGCAAGCTGATCGTCCTCGGCGTGGTGGGCCTGCTGGCCCAGCTCGTCGACGGCTCCCTGGGCATGGCGTACGGCGTCACCTCCTCCACCCTGCTGCTGGCCACCGGCATCGCTCCCGCGGCCGCATCCGCCGCCGTCCACTTCTCCGAGATCGGCACCTCGATGGTGTCCGGCTTCTCCCACCACAAGCTCGGCAACGTCGACTGGAAGACGGTCTCGATCCTCGCCGTCCCGGGCTTCGTCGGCGCCTTCGCCGGCGCCACGTTCCTGGCGAGCATCCCCGGCGACGTCGCCAAGCCCTGGGTCGCGGGTCTGCTGCTGGGCCTCGGTGCCTACGTCATCTACCGCTTCCTGGTGCTGGGCGGCCGCCGCCCCACCTTCAAGGCCCGCCCCGGTGTCCGGTTCCTGGTGCCGATGGGCCTGGTCGGCGGCACCCTCGACTCCATCGGTGGCGGCGGCTGGGGCCCGGTCGGCACCACGACGCTGCTGTCGTCGGGGCGGCTCGAGCCCCGCAAGGTGGTCGGATCGATCGACACCTCGGAGTTCGTGGTCGCGGTCGGCGGCTCGCTGGGCTTCCTCTTCGCCCTCAGCACGGCCGGCATCCCCTGGGACATCGCCCTCGCGCTGCTCGCCGGTGGCGTGATCGCCGCCCCGATCGCGGCGTGGCTGGCCAAGCACCTGCCCGCACGTGTCCTCGGTGTCGCCGCCGGTGGCCTGATCATCCTCACCAACACCCGGACCATCGCGGAGGCCCTGGGCGCCGGCGGGACCACGGTCGCCGTCACCGCCGCCGTGGTCGCGGTGCTGTGGATCTCGGGCATCGCGTGGGCCGTCGCCCAGGAACGCAGGTCGCGCGAGATCCAGCGCCTCGAGGAGGCCTACGCCGCCGCCTGA
- a CDS encoding phosphoenolpyruvate carboxykinase (GTP), whose product MADVDAVLDAAGLTNQAVRDYVRHWAEVTGAARIEVVSAADDARLIQESLDAGEILPAGEGRYYSRSYYKDTARSEERTVVATSDPADRGVYNNWKPSSEMKPLLEGKMRGQLAGKTMYVIPYLMAPPGSPLERYAAGVELTDNRTVVLHMIRMARVGISLINELDDPDSFVRAVHVTGDLPNLGQGTPEDQRWFVTVADERTILHFGSSYGGNALLGKIAHGLRQAAYDGWASRQFLSEQFMLIGITDKETGKTWHICGGFPSASGKTNLAMMLPPDGLGDRYHVSFYGDDIAWLWVNPADGRLYGLNPEFGVFGVAKDTNEKTNPTAVDSIAEGTQVLFTNVAWNEDTHEVWWEGKTPTPPADVAGWHDWKGEKISDRSARDDSPWAHPNSRFTTTLANVPNIAPDFEDPAGVPIDGIIFGGRTSDREPLVRAITDLAEGVYDGLTLGAEATYAAEGVEGQLRYDPMSMRPFMSYAEGEYAAHWLRIVGAATDQPIFAHVNWFQKDAEDGHFLWPGYRENLRPLLWLMQLRDGTVSGRPTPVGVLPTEEELDLTGLDLPREDLDRILDIDVTRWREEMGFRQQHLEQFDGLPEEIWEAHRRVAKALDDWA is encoded by the coding sequence ATGGCCGACGTCGACGCAGTGCTGGATGCTGCCGGGCTGACCAACCAGGCGGTGCGCGACTACGTGCGCCACTGGGCCGAGGTCACCGGCGCCGCGCGGATCGAGGTGGTCAGTGCCGCCGACGACGCGCGGCTGATCCAGGAGTCGCTCGACGCCGGCGAGATCCTGCCCGCGGGCGAGGGCCGCTACTACTCCCGCAGCTACTACAAGGACACCGCCCGCTCCGAGGAACGCACCGTCGTCGCGACCAGCGACCCCGCCGACCGCGGCGTCTACAACAACTGGAAGCCCTCCTCGGAGATGAAGCCGCTGCTCGAGGGCAAGATGCGCGGCCAGCTCGCGGGCAAGACGATGTACGTCATCCCCTACCTGATGGCGCCCCCGGGATCACCGCTGGAGCGCTACGCCGCGGGCGTCGAGCTGACCGACAACCGCACGGTGGTGCTCCACATGATCCGGATGGCGCGCGTCGGCATCTCGCTCATCAACGAGCTCGACGACCCCGACTCGTTCGTCCGCGCGGTCCACGTCACCGGCGACCTGCCCAACCTCGGCCAGGGCACCCCGGAGGACCAGCGCTGGTTCGTGACCGTGGCCGACGAGCGCACCATCCTCCACTTCGGCTCCTCCTACGGCGGCAACGCGCTGCTCGGCAAGATCGCCCACGGCCTGCGGCAGGCGGCCTACGACGGTTGGGCGTCCCGACAGTTCCTCTCCGAGCAGTTCATGCTCATCGGCATCACCGACAAGGAGACGGGGAAGACCTGGCACATCTGCGGCGGCTTCCCGAGCGCGTCGGGCAAGACCAACCTGGCGATGATGCTGCCCCCCGACGGCCTCGGCGACCGCTACCACGTGTCCTTCTACGGCGACGACATCGCCTGGCTCTGGGTCAACCCCGCCGATGGCCGCCTCTACGGCCTGAACCCCGAGTTCGGCGTGTTCGGGGTCGCCAAGGACACCAACGAGAAGACCAACCCGACCGCGGTCGACTCGATCGCCGAGGGCACTCAGGTGCTCTTCACCAACGTCGCCTGGAACGAGGACACCCACGAGGTGTGGTGGGAGGGCAAGACCCCGACACCTCCGGCCGACGTCGCCGGGTGGCACGACTGGAAGGGCGAGAAGATCTCCGACCGGTCGGCCCGCGACGACTCCCCGTGGGCCCACCCCAACAGCCGGTTCACCACGACGCTGGCCAACGTCCCCAACATCGCGCCCGACTTCGAGGACCCGGCCGGCGTCCCGATCGACGGCATCATCTTCGGGGGTCGCACGAGCGACCGCGAGCCTCTGGTTCGCGCCATCACCGACCTCGCCGAGGGCGTCTACGACGGCCTGACGCTCGGAGCGGAGGCGACCTACGCCGCCGAGGGGGTCGAGGGCCAGCTGCGCTACGACCCGATGTCGATGCGGCCCTTCATGTCCTACGCCGAGGGCGAGTACGCCGCGCACTGGCTGCGCATCGTCGGCGCCGCGACCGACCAGCCGATCTTCGCCCACGTCAACTGGTTCCAGAAGGATGCCGAGGACGGCCACTTCCTCTGGCCGGGCTACCGCGAGAACCTCCGGCCGCTGCTGTGGCTGATGCAGCTGCGCGACGGCACCGTGTCGGGCCGGCCGACCCCCGTCGGGGTCCTGCCGACCGAGGAGGAGCTCGACCTGACCGGCCTCGACCTGCCCCGCGAGGACCTCGACCGGATCCTCGACATCGACGTCACGCGCTGGCGCGAGGAGATGGGCTTCCGGCAGCAGCACCTCGAGCAGTTCGACGGCCTCCCGGAGGAGATCTGGGAGGCACACCGGCGGGTGGCGAAGGCCCTCGACGACTGGGCGTAG
- a CDS encoding CHAD domain-containing protein yields the protein MAGEIETAVAPARVRPPRRDRAASRVVHVRIIEQVAELGRRDGEVRRGSPEGLHEMRVACRRLRGVLATYRPLVDRSVTEPLRGELRWLARGLGEARDLDVVHDRLRGLVDEEPEELVLGPVRRRIDRHFAERHEDAHARVREVLDSPRYRSLRIGLDQLADAPPWTEVATRDARDVLPARLAKELQRVRRRVDRASSTDDPVEHDAGIHAARRATKRLRYAAEALEPAWGSEASRLVGAATRMTSRLGTRQDSVVARTELLTLARAAAEEGENAFTYGVLHAEETRRARRVDAEVEELLSHVELAAERLV from the coding sequence ATGGCCGGCGAGATCGAGACGGCCGTCGCGCCGGCGCGCGTCCGGCCACCGCGGCGCGACCGCGCGGCCAGCCGCGTCGTCCACGTGCGCATCATCGAGCAGGTGGCCGAGCTCGGCCGCCGCGACGGCGAGGTGCGGCGCGGGTCCCCGGAGGGCCTGCACGAGATGCGGGTCGCCTGCCGGCGGCTGCGCGGGGTGCTGGCGACGTACCGGCCGCTCGTCGACCGTTCGGTGACCGAGCCGCTGCGCGGGGAGCTCCGCTGGCTGGCACGCGGCCTCGGCGAGGCCCGCGACCTCGACGTCGTGCACGACCGGCTCCGGGGCCTGGTGGACGAGGAGCCCGAGGAGCTGGTCCTGGGCCCGGTCCGGCGCCGGATCGACCGCCACTTCGCCGAGCGCCACGAGGATGCGCACGCGCGGGTGCGCGAGGTGCTCGATTCCCCGCGGTACCGCTCCCTCCGGATCGGCCTCGACCAGCTCGCGGACGCACCTCCGTGGACCGAGGTGGCGACCCGCGACGCCCGCGACGTCCTCCCGGCGCGCCTGGCGAAGGAGCTGCAGCGGGTGCGGCGCCGGGTCGACCGGGCGAGCTCCACCGATGACCCGGTCGAGCACGACGCCGGCATCCATGCGGCCCGGCGAGCGACGAAGCGGCTGCGTTACGCCGCGGAGGCACTGGAACCGGCATGGGGCTCCGAGGCGAGCCGTCTCGTGGGGGCCGCCACGCGGATGACCTCGCGCCTCGGCACCCGGCAGGACTCGGTCGTCGCCCGGACCGAGCTGCTGACGCTGGCCCGCGCCGCCGCCGAGGAGGGGGAGAACGCCTTCACCTACGGGGTGCTCCACGCCGAGGAGACGCGCCGGGCCCGGCGCGTCGACGCCGAGGTCGAGGAGCTCCTCAGCCACGTCGAGCTGGCCGCGGAGCGGTTGGTGTGA